The proteins below are encoded in one region of Planctopirus limnophila DSM 3776:
- a CDS encoding coiled-coil domain-containing protein: MAKRQTRTGEGVQLFPFLAVLVCAMGALIFLLLVTTRMIRQKTIAAAAAIEQVHPPEHKPVLSLPAESIAPPQQQVPPPVSTEPATAPVPLLASQSIELKPVDPVPPEPEVVIDRTRIDQLQSRIQELRSQEQQLSRTATNRQEQLEHLLNARQRTEAELARLKAEQNDLFSQAKLLQQTPDEAEIELVNKQIRTLESRLAGLSTQPGTGGSKFMIVPFDAQTGTTRRPIIIECHAQGLRFVPEDVTITAGDLVGFNEKFNPLLAGATALTRYWASPHRQRFPNEPLGEPYVLLLIRPSGTVAYYAASQMLSTMRQPFGYELIGEETELHMPTVDEEAKRLCEAAVRGLIKEREAVAAAGGLAMGKSGGEFAVAPDDEFAGSGREVPAGASRQHSAAATGRAIGSIDPRPGRGGSGAHLDPSLGTTGSHQFSRGPNSGNNAVTTNVPAGSPGRPGEPMNGTSPGEFAEAEKLTEASSSAAAQHPANTPAKPGHDSRAIPAKPGAQSSTAKRSEGFTDVPVGEESWQKVEKFGGQQFRTQKQGGSSVASLDEEITQREKAIEEADEDFARLLNSTEGSKKKDGPQEIRPEDVSSPLQQFGESEDNRRRARGMPVENLQRRRWGVSDLSATIGMERPLNVVVSADRLVVDDKFLIRVGAGESKTDTLRMLLLAVDELARDWGRPPKGFYWVPKIQFQVGPGGIQHYERLNPSINRAGLKTSREFILSTPPSAKGTP, from the coding sequence ATGGCAAAAAGGCAAACCAGAACCGGCGAAGGAGTACAGCTCTTTCCGTTCCTTGCGGTTCTTGTCTGCGCCATGGGCGCACTCATTTTCCTGCTGCTCGTGACCACGCGGATGATTCGCCAGAAAACAATTGCCGCGGCTGCAGCCATCGAGCAAGTCCATCCTCCCGAACATAAGCCAGTCTTGAGTCTTCCAGCGGAATCGATTGCGCCACCACAGCAGCAAGTGCCACCTCCCGTTTCAACGGAACCCGCCACTGCTCCAGTTCCCCTGTTGGCAAGTCAATCCATTGAGCTGAAACCAGTCGATCCTGTTCCCCCTGAGCCGGAAGTGGTGATTGATCGCACACGCATCGATCAGCTTCAGAGTCGAATTCAAGAGCTGCGGTCTCAGGAGCAGCAGCTCTCCAGAACTGCAACCAACCGGCAGGAACAACTGGAGCACCTTCTCAATGCCCGTCAGCGAACAGAAGCAGAACTGGCTCGGCTGAAAGCAGAACAGAATGACCTCTTTTCGCAGGCGAAACTCCTCCAACAGACACCGGACGAAGCTGAAATCGAACTGGTCAACAAACAGATTCGAACTCTTGAGAGTCGTCTGGCAGGTCTCAGCACACAACCAGGCACCGGCGGCAGCAAGTTTATGATTGTCCCCTTCGATGCCCAGACCGGCACGACGAGGCGACCCATCATTATCGAATGTCATGCACAAGGCCTGCGTTTTGTTCCCGAAGATGTCACGATCACCGCAGGAGATCTGGTGGGCTTCAATGAAAAGTTCAATCCTCTTCTCGCTGGGGCAACTGCTCTGACCCGCTATTGGGCCAGTCCACACCGGCAACGCTTCCCGAATGAGCCCTTAGGCGAGCCTTATGTCTTACTCCTGATTCGGCCCAGTGGAACCGTCGCTTACTACGCTGCATCGCAAATGCTTTCGACCATGAGGCAACCGTTTGGTTACGAACTGATTGGTGAAGAAACCGAACTTCACATGCCGACTGTCGATGAAGAAGCAAAACGCCTTTGTGAAGCGGCTGTCCGTGGGCTCATTAAGGAGCGAGAGGCGGTGGCTGCCGCCGGTGGATTGGCGATGGGAAAAAGCGGTGGAGAGTTCGCAGTGGCTCCCGATGATGAGTTCGCAGGGAGCGGTCGAGAAGTCCCCGCAGGTGCATCGCGTCAGCATTCAGCCGCAGCGACTGGTCGTGCCATTGGCAGCATTGATCCACGCCCGGGACGTGGTGGCTCGGGCGCGCACCTCGATCCATCACTGGGAACGACGGGTTCTCATCAATTCTCACGAGGGCCAAACTCTGGTAACAACGCGGTCACCACGAATGTTCCAGCAGGCTCTCCAGGTCGTCCGGGTGAACCGATGAACGGCACATCTCCCGGAGAATTTGCAGAGGCAGAAAAACTCACGGAAGCATCTTCATCGGCAGCAGCGCAGCACCCTGCAAATACGCCAGCGAAACCAGGTCATGACAGTCGTGCAATTCCTGCAAAGCCCGGGGCTCAGTCGAGCACAGCCAAAAGGTCTGAAGGCTTTACCGATGTTCCTGTTGGTGAAGAAAGCTGGCAGAAAGTCGAGAAGTTTGGCGGGCAACAATTCCGCACACAGAAACAGGGTGGTTCATCAGTTGCCAGTCTTGACGAAGAAATCACTCAACGGGAAAAAGCGATTGAAGAGGCTGATGAAGATTTTGCCAGGCTGTTGAACAGTACTGAAGGTTCGAAGAAGAAGGATGGCCCGCAGGAAATCCGACCCGAAGATGTCAGCTCGCCACTCCAGCAGTTTGGAGAATCAGAAGATAACAGGCGACGGGCACGCGGAATGCCAGTCGAAAATTTGCAGCGTCGCCGCTGGGGAGTCTCGGATCTTTCCGCCACAATTGGCATGGAGCGTCCTCTCAACGTCGTGGTGTCTGCTGATCGTCTCGTGGTGGATGACAAATTTCTCATTCGAGTGGGAGCAGGTGAAAGCAAGACCGACACTCTGCGAATGCTGCTGCTCGCCGTCGATGAACTCGCTCGCGACTGGGGGCGTCCACCCAAGGGCTTTTACTGGGTTCCAAAAATTCAGTTCCAGGTGGGCCCGGGGGGCATCCAGCATTACGAACGACTCAATCCCTCCATCAATCGCGCCGGTCTGAAGACCAGTCGTGAGTTCATTCTTAGTACGCCTCCATCAGCCAAAGGGACTCCATGA
- a CDS encoding MotA/TolQ/ExbB proton channel family protein, producing the protein MQNQSAKIVAHKSKLDFSWVIGGLAAVAFYLVLPSIPLDENFKYRYFNSHWIEHCTVALFFIGLAILGRKLLNWPSERGVLSENILDGIKFDPQSDSSVVAQLLREHIQLTGRRYQSTELFRRIETVCGYVISRHTAADLESHLSYLADTAIARLHSSYAALRTITWAIPILGFLGTVIGITMAIANVTPEQLESSLNEVTSGLAVAFDTTALSLALSMILVFATFAIERGESNVLDQIEDFTVHRLLGFFPAEKSSEVSPLLAAEHDVARRFLDQADVLTRQHLEAWNNTVATCREQWALLATEQGHSLAGALSAAMHEALSTQQQLLQQTQAESRREVEALQASFAENLCLMQQQLAESVRSQLELMHQSWKSASEAQSSIQHQFTSALAGAIDAVQQNVSTLAGSLQDVSTHSLAQAEALERQTIQISSLVGSSQQLIQAESLLAENLATLRQTQTLEETLLNLNAAVHLLSARAHHRAA; encoded by the coding sequence ATGCAAAATCAATCTGCAAAAATAGTTGCGCACAAATCAAAGCTCGATTTTTCCTGGGTGATCGGTGGTTTGGCAGCAGTTGCCTTTTACCTTGTTTTACCATCGATCCCCCTCGATGAGAATTTTAAGTATCGCTACTTCAATTCTCACTGGATTGAACATTGTACTGTAGCGCTATTTTTTATTGGCCTGGCGATTCTCGGGCGAAAATTACTCAACTGGCCCTCCGAACGGGGAGTCTTGTCAGAAAATATTCTGGATGGGATTAAATTTGACCCTCAATCAGATTCATCTGTGGTGGCTCAGCTCCTGCGAGAACACATCCAACTGACCGGCCGACGATATCAGTCGACCGAACTTTTTCGCCGCATTGAGACTGTTTGCGGCTATGTGATTTCCAGGCACACTGCCGCTGATCTCGAATCACACCTGAGTTATCTGGCAGATACGGCGATCGCTCGACTGCATAGCAGTTACGCCGCACTACGCACAATTACCTGGGCAATTCCGATTCTGGGCTTTCTGGGGACAGTTATTGGGATCACAATGGCCATTGCCAACGTGACCCCCGAGCAACTGGAGAGTTCACTCAACGAAGTCACTTCAGGTCTGGCAGTTGCTTTTGATACGACCGCTCTCTCTCTGGCTCTGTCGATGATTCTGGTCTTTGCCACGTTTGCGATCGAGCGGGGTGAATCGAATGTCCTTGATCAGATTGAGGACTTTACCGTCCATCGCCTGCTCGGATTCTTCCCAGCCGAAAAGTCTTCCGAAGTCTCACCTCTGCTGGCTGCTGAACACGATGTGGCCCGCCGCTTCCTGGATCAGGCCGATGTCTTGACCCGTCAGCATCTGGAAGCCTGGAACAATACTGTCGCGACATGTCGTGAACAGTGGGCCTTGCTGGCTACCGAACAGGGGCACAGTCTGGCTGGTGCTTTAAGTGCTGCCATGCATGAAGCTCTTTCGACTCAGCAGCAACTCCTGCAGCAGACTCAGGCCGAATCCCGGCGTGAAGTCGAGGCCCTACAGGCTTCATTTGCAGAAAACCTATGCCTGATGCAGCAGCAACTGGCAGAATCGGTCCGCAGCCAATTGGAGTTGATGCATCAGTCCTGGAAGTCGGCCAGCGAGGCTCAATCGAGCATCCAACATCAATTTACCTCCGCGCTGGCCGGAGCGATCGATGCCGTCCAACAGAATGTCAGTACTTTGGCTGGATCTCTTCAGGATGTCAGCACTCACTCATTAGCGCAGGCTGAAGCGCTCGAGCGACAGACAATTCAGATCAGCAGTCTTGTTGGTAGCAGCCAGCAATTGATTCAGGCGGAAAGTCTGCTCGCTGAGAATCTGGCCACGCTGAGGCAGACGCAAACGCTTGAGGAAACGTTACTCAATCTGAATGCGGCAGTTCACCTGCTCTCAGCAAGGGCACATCACCGCGCTGCGTGA
- a CDS encoding HD-GYP domain-containing protein — MGPTTSPSSASLRADYQIISIDRLRPGANLRSPLYDADKPTFPLLLAAGTRITSHLLELMARRGVKFVHVHKNELNNVSGPGRIGGTYRAGAKTAPAQETSATPATPPTPKWNIRPDSFIHDVSQRSNIDPSPALVREIQQGVERSLGQLKDVFLDIGTKGKVNTNAVTGVARQNLILMSRDIDLFAENGSQPVLDRYPMQHGLKTSMLASAMATLMGFRKDELLDLSFGCLIHDSGMLKVAQKLKADRRLNAGSQLEIMKHPIYICDLLSKEPTVTHGAKLVAYQMHERMDGSGYPRQRSGNQIHPLSRIAAVADTYLALISPRPHRPGISPYAAIEHLLEGTRAGHFDSLSVRALLHLISLFPVGSYVKLSDGRTAKVVLSNRERFAEPTVRIETPGTSPLIPGESINLARVSHLRIVSSLDGLLPQWSDVQKSEEW, encoded by the coding sequence ATGGGTCCAACGACAAGTCCTTCATCAGCCAGTCTCAGGGCCGACTATCAGATCATTTCGATCGATCGTCTTCGGCCCGGGGCCAATTTGCGGTCTCCGCTCTACGATGCGGATAAGCCGACCTTTCCCCTATTGCTGGCTGCGGGAACTCGCATCACTTCTCATCTGCTCGAATTGATGGCCCGTCGCGGCGTCAAGTTCGTGCATGTTCACAAAAATGAACTGAACAATGTCTCCGGCCCAGGGCGGATTGGCGGCACTTATCGGGCTGGTGCCAAGACAGCACCTGCTCAAGAAACATCAGCAACGCCCGCGACTCCGCCGACTCCCAAATGGAATATCAGACCGGATTCGTTCATTCATGATGTCTCGCAGAGAAGTAACATTGACCCTTCTCCGGCACTGGTTCGAGAAATTCAGCAAGGCGTGGAAAGATCACTCGGGCAGTTGAAAGACGTCTTTCTTGATATTGGTACGAAAGGCAAAGTCAACACGAACGCCGTCACTGGCGTGGCTCGACAGAATCTGATTCTGATGAGCCGCGATATTGATCTTTTCGCCGAAAATGGTTCACAGCCAGTCCTTGATCGATATCCCATGCAGCATGGTTTGAAGACATCGATGCTGGCATCGGCGATGGCCACTTTAATGGGCTTTCGAAAGGACGAACTTCTCGATTTGAGCTTTGGTTGTCTGATCCATGATTCGGGGATGCTGAAAGTTGCCCAGAAGCTGAAAGCTGATCGCAGGCTGAATGCCGGCAGCCAGCTCGAAATCATGAAGCATCCGATCTATATCTGCGATCTGCTCAGCAAAGAGCCCACCGTGACACATGGTGCCAAACTTGTGGCTTACCAGATGCACGAACGAATGGATGGCTCAGGTTATCCCCGGCAGCGCAGCGGCAATCAGATTCATCCACTTTCGCGTATTGCGGCTGTAGCGGATACCTATCTGGCGTTGATCTCACCGCGACCGCACCGCCCGGGAATATCTCCTTATGCAGCCATTGAACATCTGCTGGAAGGGACCCGAGCCGGCCATTTCGACTCTTTATCTGTCAGGGCCTTATTGCACCTGATTTCCCTCTTTCCTGTAGGGAGTTATGTCAAGCTGAGCGACGGACGAACCGCGAAGGTCGTGTTGTCGAATCGCGAGCGATTTGCTGAACCAACAGTGCGTATTGAAACTCCCGGCACATCTCCACTCATTCCGGGTGAATCGATCAATCTGGCTCGAGTCTCACACCTGCGGATTGTCAGCAGCCTCGATGGTCTGCTTCCTCAATGGAGTGACGTGCAAAAGAGCGAAGAGTGGTAA
- the mutL gene encoding DNA mismatch repair endonuclease MutL gives MGRIQQLSNSVVNKIAAGEVIERPASVVKELIENSIDSGALRVEVDIGAGGSEYIRVTDDGGGIHADDILLAVTTHATSKIRTADDLFQISTLGFRGEALASIAEVSQLRIRSRIPDSDVGSELVVNLGERGEVVPCGCATGTCIEIRQLFANTPVRRKFLKSDATEFGHISEQFTRIALARSHVHMVLRHNDKIVYELPATDRLIDRLEMFYGSAISEQLISIDHQLGEMRLWGYVGHPAVNKATRKWQHLFLNGRWFQDRSIQHALSEAYRGLIMVQRHPICFLFLELNPADVDVNVHPTKVEVRFQDPQSIYRLMLSSLRNRFLGMDLDSKLKVPAEASTVDPQEQNEIQKEFSQWAKTELFKTAEIAGSPLMVGSTIGSANANSPLSLLSPNLPDSATSPWSSEIAPGLNRFETENLEWSATTHRTVSRVNSPSHFDHVAHSESTDGMDTPEVEEAAFAEQPQKSDHELDSSQAREISELPHAAGSQNHHFSTQFLEGVRALQIHDCYLVVETPEGMTVIDQHALHERILYEEFRRRVHSKAMESQRLLIPVPIALGFRGSSLLLDCREALDQLGFEICEFGQGTILLSAYPAMLGKLNQEQLLRDLAEQLESSSLESAHRDILDELLNMMACKAAVKSGQKLSQEEIEELLRQRHLVADAHHCPHGRPTALNLSRSELDRQFGRLGS, from the coding sequence ATGGGTCGGATACAACAGCTCTCCAACAGTGTAGTGAACAAAATCGCAGCAGGCGAAGTGATCGAGCGCCCTGCCAGCGTGGTGAAAGAACTGATCGAAAACAGCATCGATTCCGGCGCACTTCGGGTTGAAGTCGATATTGGCGCGGGTGGCAGTGAATATATTCGCGTGACCGATGATGGCGGAGGCATTCACGCGGATGACATTCTCCTCGCTGTGACCACACATGCGACCAGCAAGATCCGCACGGCTGACGACCTGTTTCAGATTTCCACACTCGGTTTTCGTGGCGAGGCCCTGGCGTCGATTGCCGAAGTGAGTCAACTGAGAATCCGGTCGCGAATTCCAGACAGCGATGTGGGTTCAGAGCTGGTCGTCAATCTGGGTGAGCGGGGAGAAGTCGTTCCTTGCGGCTGTGCGACGGGAACATGTATCGAGATTCGACAACTCTTTGCAAATACACCTGTCCGCAGAAAATTTCTCAAGAGCGATGCCACCGAATTCGGACACATCAGTGAACAATTTACCCGGATTGCACTGGCCCGCTCTCATGTGCACATGGTGCTTCGTCACAACGATAAAATTGTGTACGAACTCCCTGCCACAGACCGACTGATTGACCGTCTCGAAATGTTCTATGGTTCGGCCATTTCCGAACAGTTGATCTCGATTGATCATCAACTCGGAGAAATGCGACTCTGGGGTTATGTCGGCCATCCGGCTGTCAATAAAGCCACACGGAAATGGCAGCATCTTTTCTTGAATGGCCGCTGGTTCCAGGATCGATCCATTCAACATGCTCTTTCCGAGGCTTATCGCGGCTTGATCATGGTGCAGCGTCATCCGATCTGTTTTCTCTTTCTCGAACTCAACCCGGCTGATGTCGATGTGAATGTGCATCCCACCAAGGTGGAAGTACGCTTTCAAGATCCGCAGTCAATCTATCGCCTCATGCTCTCATCACTACGCAATCGATTTCTAGGCATGGATCTCGACAGCAAGCTCAAGGTTCCTGCTGAAGCCAGCACAGTCGATCCTCAAGAGCAGAACGAAATCCAGAAAGAGTTCTCCCAATGGGCAAAGACCGAACTTTTCAAAACGGCTGAGATCGCCGGGTCTCCGCTCATGGTTGGATCGACGATCGGCAGTGCCAACGCAAATAGTCCACTCTCGCTGCTTTCGCCGAACCTGCCGGATTCAGCCACTTCTCCCTGGAGCTCGGAAATCGCTCCCGGATTGAATCGCTTCGAGACTGAGAATCTGGAATGGTCGGCCACGACTCACCGGACAGTCAGCAGAGTGAATTCACCATCGCATTTTGATCACGTAGCCCATTCCGAATCGACGGATGGCATGGATACGCCAGAAGTCGAAGAGGCGGCATTCGCAGAGCAGCCCCAGAAATCTGATCATGAACTGGACTCCTCTCAGGCGAGGGAAATCTCTGAACTTCCTCATGCCGCTGGGAGCCAGAACCATCATTTCTCGACACAATTCCTGGAAGGGGTGCGAGCGCTGCAGATTCATGACTGCTATCTGGTGGTCGAAACTCCCGAAGGGATGACGGTCATCGATCAACATGCCTTGCATGAACGAATTCTTTACGAAGAATTCCGCCGTCGAGTGCATAGCAAGGCCATGGAATCGCAGCGACTGCTCATCCCGGTACCGATTGCCCTGGGCTTTCGGGGATCCAGCCTGCTCCTCGATTGCCGGGAAGCGTTAGATCAACTGGGATTCGAGATTTGCGAATTCGGGCAGGGAACCATTCTCCTTTCGGCCTACCCGGCGATGCTCGGAAAACTGAATCAGGAGCAATTGCTTCGTGATCTGGCGGAACAATTGGAGTCTTCATCACTGGAAAGTGCTCATCGCGATATTCTGGATGAGCTACTGAATATGATGGCTTGTAAGGCGGCTGTAAAATCGGGGCAGAAGTTGAGCCAGGAGGAAATCGAAGAGCTGTTGCGACAACGACATCTTGTCGCCGATGCTCATCATTGTCCTCATGGCCGGCCTACGGCACTCAATCTGTCAAGAAGCGAACTTGATCGGCAATTTGGACGTCTGGGTTCCTGA
- the aroE gene encoding shikimate dehydrogenase, translated as MASQICVGIGRTRHQMMIAEHQALAQKGAELVELRVDYLSRTPDMKRLLADRPTPTIVTCRRVADRGRFRGTEEERQTILRTAILSGADYVDIEADIAPQIRRYGKTKRIISHHDFDQTPDDLEEKYAQMCKLDADLVKIVTMANRAEDCVRMLKLVEGAQVPTVGFCMGEKGMLTRVLCGAFGSPFTYATFNKERELAPGQFSFDEMRKMFRYEQITRKTILLGVLGDPVAHSLSPLLHNTLMRKAGFDGVYLPLRVSASELSETLDAYEQLGFTGYSATIPHKESVLQKYPMCDDFVRAIGAANTVYRDQAGHWACSNTDYQAALDAILSGLKPGESLTGKRVLLLGAGGAAKAIGMAMQKSEAITVVASRTLKRSQALADQIGGRAITWENRGSEFADILINCTPVGMHPNLNESPFPIHWLREGMLVFDTIYTPERTLLIKDARDRGCTTVTGVEMFIRQATAQFRLFTGLKLSLDDVRTIFRRLISPVRHDDLLADPSAADGNADNGQVSDS; from the coding sequence GTGGCGTCGCAGATTTGTGTTGGAATAGGCCGCACCCGGCACCAGATGATGATTGCGGAACATCAGGCACTGGCGCAAAAAGGTGCCGAGCTGGTGGAACTCCGGGTGGATTACCTGTCGCGAACACCCGATATGAAGCGATTACTCGCGGATCGGCCCACTCCCACCATCGTCACTTGTCGTCGCGTGGCAGATCGCGGTCGCTTTCGCGGTACAGAAGAAGAGCGGCAGACAATCCTGCGAACCGCCATTCTTTCCGGGGCTGATTATGTCGATATCGAAGCCGATATTGCCCCGCAGATCCGCAGATATGGCAAGACCAAACGGATTATCAGCCATCACGACTTCGATCAGACTCCTGATGACCTGGAAGAGAAGTATGCACAGATGTGCAAACTGGATGCGGATCTGGTCAAGATCGTGACGATGGCGAACCGGGCTGAGGATTGTGTCCGCATGCTCAAGCTTGTCGAAGGTGCACAAGTCCCCACAGTCGGTTTCTGTATGGGGGAGAAGGGGATGCTCACCCGTGTCCTGTGTGGTGCCTTTGGTTCGCCCTTCACTTACGCGACATTCAATAAAGAACGTGAACTGGCACCTGGTCAGTTTTCATTCGACGAAATGCGGAAAATGTTCCGCTACGAACAGATTACCCGCAAGACGATTCTGCTGGGTGTTCTGGGAGACCCGGTGGCCCACAGTTTGAGTCCTCTCCTGCACAATACGCTCATGCGAAAGGCTGGTTTCGATGGCGTTTACCTGCCACTGCGAGTTTCCGCCTCAGAACTGAGTGAAACACTCGACGCCTACGAACAACTGGGTTTTACTGGCTACAGTGCCACAATTCCTCACAAGGAATCTGTGCTTCAGAAATACCCGATGTGTGATGACTTCGTCCGGGCGATTGGAGCTGCGAATACGGTCTATCGCGATCAGGCGGGGCATTGGGCCTGTTCGAATACCGATTACCAGGCGGCACTCGATGCCATTCTCAGTGGGCTTAAACCTGGAGAAAGCCTGACTGGCAAACGTGTCTTATTGCTGGGTGCCGGTGGTGCTGCCAAAGCGATTGGCATGGCCATGCAGAAGAGTGAAGCCATTACCGTGGTGGCAAGCCGCACATTGAAAAGGTCTCAAGCACTGGCTGATCAAATTGGCGGGCGGGCAATCACCTGGGAAAACCGCGGGTCGGAATTTGCCGACATTCTGATCAATTGCACGCCCGTGGGTATGCATCCGAACTTGAATGAATCCCCCTTTCCCATTCACTGGCTGCGCGAGGGGATGCTAGTTTTCGACACGATTTACACACCCGAGCGAACTTTGCTGATCAAAGATGCCCGTGATCGCGGCTGCACGACAGTCACTGGCGTAGAAATGTTTATTCGCCAGGCGACGGCACAGTTCCGATTGTTTACCGGGCTCAAGCTCTCGCTCGATGATGTCCGTACGATTTTCCGTCGATTGATTTCGCCTGTTCGACATGACGATCTGCTGGCCGATCCTTCGGCTGCCGATGGAAATGCGGATAACGGACAAGTGAGCGACTCATGA
- a CDS encoding shikimate kinase, giving the protein MKISLIGYRGTGKTTIGAKLAEDLHLGFIDADQLLQERAGRKISEIFATDGEPVFRQLEADLIHELANSKESFVLSTGGGVILRPENRAALQSAGPVVWLKATPRTICTRLKLDSATAHQRPALLAETKPDHTPEEQMLYEVTTLLARREPFYQETASFDVTTDERDETQIVREILEKLVDLKIQSHR; this is encoded by the coding sequence ATGAAGATCTCCCTGATTGGTTATCGAGGCACTGGCAAAACAACCATCGGAGCGAAACTCGCGGAGGATCTGCACCTGGGGTTTATCGACGCCGACCAATTGCTGCAGGAACGAGCAGGTCGCAAGATCAGCGAGATCTTTGCGACCGATGGCGAGCCCGTTTTTCGACAGCTCGAAGCCGACCTAATTCATGAGCTGGCCAACTCGAAAGAATCCTTCGTACTTTCAACGGGTGGAGGTGTCATCCTGCGGCCTGAGAATCGAGCAGCGCTGCAATCAGCAGGCCCGGTGGTCTGGTTGAAGGCGACACCACGAACCATCTGCACAAGGCTGAAACTGGACTCGGCCACGGCCCATCAACGTCCCGCGTTACTGGCTGAGACGAAACCAGATCATACCCCAGAAGAACAAATGCTTTACGAAGTGACCACCCTCCTGGCCAGGCGAGAACCTTTCTATCAAGAGACAGCATCGTTTGATGTCACGACCGATGAACGGGATGAGACACAAATCGTGCGAGAAATTCTGGAGAAACTTGTCGACTTGAAAATTCAATCCCACAGGTGA
- a CDS encoding prepilin peptidase — MLDLPAWFILSTLFILGSMVGSFLNVAVWRIPRHDDWIQSLKGVVYPPSACPGCRTPILSRDNVPILGWLLLRGRCRACGIRISWRYPAIEALNGILWVVLYLAIVPQGYFHEASASCVWTELLPGDATVVSRQEIFSRALWHYVYFLVLIEGLLVATLIDFDLQIIPDGVTVPMAIFGLAIPIITGTTALWPVWFHDPELIRTLGLFFPEGMLSWWETWSIPSWISAWPRWHAIVFSLTGLVVGAGLIWLVRILGHWVFGQEAMGFGDVILGGVIGIYVGWQASIVVFFLAPVVALLSLAVTFPWIKNRAMPYGPFLSIATLIVILGWQPIMTRAEKFFAMGPLLFIIGAVMLVLLVASLWLVQGMKRLLGIRDEWPIEDEWTSADQLIFFANRQPEATMSQPGSNSTWHGELASQGRLHSEKWRGHTLPWKN; from the coding sequence ATGCTCGATCTCCCTGCGTGGTTCATCCTTTCGACGCTCTTTATTCTGGGTTCGATGGTCGGGAGTTTTCTGAATGTCGCTGTCTGGCGGATTCCACGCCACGACGACTGGATTCAATCACTCAAAGGGGTCGTTTATCCCCCTTCAGCCTGCCCGGGTTGTCGGACGCCGATTCTTTCGAGAGATAATGTCCCAATTCTGGGTTGGTTATTACTTCGGGGCCGCTGTCGGGCTTGTGGAATTCGAATTTCGTGGCGTTACCCGGCGATCGAAGCCCTCAATGGCATATTGTGGGTGGTGCTCTATCTCGCCATCGTGCCTCAAGGCTACTTTCACGAAGCCTCAGCGAGTTGTGTCTGGACTGAACTGCTTCCGGGAGATGCAACGGTCGTCAGCCGTCAAGAAATCTTCAGTCGTGCGTTATGGCATTACGTTTATTTTCTGGTACTGATTGAAGGGCTGCTCGTTGCCACTTTGATTGATTTTGATCTGCAGATCATTCCCGATGGAGTGACTGTCCCCATGGCGATTTTTGGTCTCGCCATACCCATTATCACGGGTACAACAGCGCTTTGGCCCGTCTGGTTTCACGATCCGGAACTGATCCGCACATTGGGCCTGTTCTTCCCGGAAGGAATGTTGAGCTGGTGGGAGACATGGAGCATCCCGAGCTGGATTTCTGCATGGCCTCGATGGCATGCCATCGTATTCAGCCTGACAGGTCTGGTCGTTGGCGCTGGTCTGATCTGGCTGGTCAGAATCCTGGGACATTGGGTTTTCGGTCAAGAGGCCATGGGGTTTGGCGATGTCATTCTGGGAGGAGTGATCGGCATTTACGTTGGTTGGCAAGCCTCGATAGTCGTTTTCTTTCTGGCACCAGTCGTGGCTCTTCTTTCACTGGCGGTCACCTTCCCGTGGATCAAAAACCGGGCAATGCCCTATGGACCTTTCCTGAGTATCGCCACACTCATTGTGATACTCGGTTGGCAACCCATCATGACGCGAGCCGAGAAATTCTTTGCGATGGGGCCCTTACTTTTCATCATTGGCGCCGTGATGCTGGTACTGCTCGTCGCCTCACTCTGGCTGGTGCAGGGCATGAAGCGTTTATTGGGTATTCGCGATGAATGGCCCATCGAAGACGAATGGACCAGTGCCGACCAGTTGATCTTCTTTGCCAACCGTCAACCGGAAGCCACGATGAGCCAGCCGGGATCAAATTCAACATGGCATGGTGAGTTAGCCAGCCAGGGACGCTTACACAGCGAAAAATGGCGCGGCCATACACTCCCATGGAAAAACTGA